From the genome of Gammaproteobacteria bacterium:
GGTGGCACGCGCACGGCCTCGATCACCGGTGCCTGCGTGGCACTGGCCATGGCCACCCGCCAGCTGCTGAAAGACGGCAAGCTGAAAAAGGATCCGCTGATCGGTTCGGTCGCCGCCGTGTCCGTCGGCATTTTCAATGGCCAGCCAGTACTGGATCTCGACTACGCCGAGGACTCGCAGGCCGAAACCGACATGAACGTGGTAATGAATGCCGCCGGCGCCTTCATCGAGGTGCAGGGCACGGCCGAGGGGCATGCGTTCCGCCGCGAGGAACTCGACGCCATGCTGGACCTGGCGGCGGCCGGCATTGCCGATCTGACCCGGAAGCAGAACGACCTGCTGGACAGTCTTTCCTGATGAAGCTGGCGGGCAAGGAACTGGTCCTGGCCACGGGCAATGCTGGCAAGGTCCGCGAAATGCAGGCCCTGCTGGAGCCGCTGGGCCTGGCCATCCGGCCGCAATCGGACTGGGACTTTCCCGCTGCCGAGGAAACCGGCCTGACCTTCATCGAGAATGCCATCATCAAGGCGCGTCACGCGGCCGAGCAGACGGGCCTGCCCGCCCTGGCCGATGATTCCGGGCTGGAAGTCGATGCCCTGGACGGCGCACCGGGCATCTATTCCTCCCGCTATGCCGGCGAGGATGGCAATGCCGAAGCGAACATCGACAAGCTGCTGGACGAACTTACCGGCGTCGCCGATCGCAACGCCCGCTTCCGCTGTGTCATCGTCCTGCTGCGCCACCCCGCCGATCCCATGCCGCTGGTGGTGGATGGCAGCTGGGAAGGACGCATTCTCGATGCTCGCCAGGGCGAGGGCGGTTTCGGCTATGACCCCGTGTTCCAGCCGCTGGATGCCGAATGCGCTGCCGCCGAGCTCAGCAAGGAGGCCAAGAACCGCCTCAGTCACCGCGGCAAGGCGCTGCAGGCCCTGCTCGACCAGCTCCGCTGATTGCCATGGCACAGGTCGACATGTCCCTGGCCAATATTCCATTGACCCTTTACGTGCACCTGCCCTGGTGCGTGAAGAAGTGCCCCTATTGCGACTTCAACAGCCATGCCGTAAAGGACTCGCTGCCCGAACGCGAGTACCTGCGGGCATTGCAGGCTGACCTCGCCTTCGCGATGGACGAGACCGAGAGCCGGCCGCTTGAGGCCATCTTCTTTGGCGGCGGCACCCCCAGCCTGTTCTCGCCAGGTGCTTTCGCAGAGCTGCTCGCCGACATCGCGCAGCGGCTCCCCTTGCGACCGGATGTCGAGATCACCCTGGAGGCCAACCCCGGCACCATCGAACATGGCCGCTTTGCCGATTACCGAGCTGCCGGCATCAACCGTGTCTCGCTGGGCGCCCAGAGTTTCGATAACGACGCCCTGCGAACACTGGGTCGCATCCACGATGCCGGCTCGATCCACAAGGCCGCCGAGGAACTGCATGCCGCCGGCCTCGAAAATTTCAATATCGACCTGATGACCGCGCTACCGGGCCAGACCCTGGAGTCGGCGCTGCAGGATGTCGACACGGCGCTGTCACTCGAGCCGCAACACGTCTCGCTGTATGAACTGACGCTGGAGCCCAACACCCTGTTTGCCGTTCGGCCTCCTGCCGGCCTGCCCGACGAGGACACGGCCATCGACATCCTGGAAGCGACCCGCGGCCGCCTCGCCACGGCCGGTTTCGAGCGCTACGAAGTGTCGGCCTTCGCCCGCCCCGGCCGGCAGAGCCGCCACAACCTCAATTACTGGACCTTCGGCGACTACCTCGCCATCGGCGCCGGCGCCCATTCCAAGATGACATCGGCAACTTCCAGTCAATTCAAGGTGTTGCGACAATCCCGCCAGCGCCACCCGGACAAGTACCTGGCCACCGCGGGCACGGCTGCCGCCATCCAGGAGACGCGCCTGCTGGACGCCGGGGAACGGCAATTCGAGTACATGTTGAACCGCAGCCGTTTGCTGGCGCCCGCGCCCTTCAGCGAGTTCGAAGCATCCACCGGACTGGACGCCGATGCCCTGGTGCCCCGCCTGTCTGCACTGGCAGCCCAGCAACTGGTTGAACTGACGGATGGGCAATGGGCGGTGACGGCACGAGGC
Proteins encoded in this window:
- the hemW gene encoding radical SAM family heme chaperone HemW, producing MAQVDMSLANIPLTLYVHLPWCVKKCPYCDFNSHAVKDSLPEREYLRALQADLAFAMDETESRPLEAIFFGGGTPSLFSPGAFAELLADIAQRLPLRPDVEITLEANPGTIEHGRFADYRAAGINRVSLGAQSFDNDALRTLGRIHDAGSIHKAAEELHAAGLENFNIDLMTALPGQTLESALQDVDTALSLEPQHVSLYELTLEPNTLFAVRPPAGLPDEDTAIDILEATRGRLATAGFERYEVSAFARPGRQSRHNLNYWTFGDYLAIGAGAHSKMTSATSSQFKVLRQSRQRHPDKYLATAGTAAAIQETRLLDAGERQFEYMLNRSRLLAPAPFSEFEASTGLDADALVPRLSALAAQQLVELTDGQWAVTARGLELLNDVQAAFLPGERG
- the rdgB gene encoding RdgB/HAM1 family non-canonical purine NTP pyrophosphatase, which produces MKLAGKELVLATGNAGKVREMQALLEPLGLAIRPQSDWDFPAAEETGLTFIENAIIKARHAAEQTGLPALADDSGLEVDALDGAPGIYSSRYAGEDGNAEANIDKLLDELTGVADRNARFRCVIVLLRHPADPMPLVVDGSWEGRILDARQGEGGFGYDPVFQPLDAECAAAELSKEAKNRLSHRGKALQALLDQLR